From the genome of Nakamurella flavida, one region includes:
- the hutI gene encoding imidazolonepropionase, producing MTVPVPTAQGDSTTGSTLIHGISELVTNDPAMGEGLLGLIPDAAVIIDGDRIAWVGSAATAPAADTVVDLEGRAVLPGWVDSHSHVVFAGDRAAEFSARLAGAPYSAAGIGVTVEATRAAPQEQLVDQARSLVAEMVAGGTTCIETKTGYGLDVRTEVRIAQAAGQAGVDEVTFLGAHAVPAEFDIDVDGYLDLVCGPMLDAVRPYVGWIDVFCEIGAFDEARARRVLAAGQRHGLGLRVHGNQLGQGPGVSLAVDLGAASVDHCTYLEPADIDALAGSQTVATLLPICDLSTRQPVARGRDLVDAGVSIALATNCNPGSSYSSSMSLAVGLGVLQSRLTPAEAIHAATAGGARALRRTDVGVVMVGARADLHALNAPAHDYVAYRIGTPLTNAVWRRGQRVV from the coding sequence ATGACGGTGCCGGTTCCGACCGCGCAGGGGGACTCGACGACGGGATCCACGCTGATCCACGGCATCTCGGAGTTGGTGACGAACGACCCGGCCATGGGTGAGGGCCTGCTCGGTCTCATCCCGGACGCCGCGGTGATCATCGACGGGGACCGGATCGCCTGGGTGGGGTCGGCGGCCACCGCCCCGGCGGCGGACACCGTCGTCGACCTCGAGGGGCGGGCCGTGCTGCCCGGCTGGGTGGACTCGCACAGCCACGTGGTGTTCGCCGGTGATCGGGCCGCGGAGTTCTCGGCGCGGCTGGCGGGGGCCCCCTACTCGGCGGCGGGCATCGGGGTGACCGTCGAGGCGACGCGCGCCGCGCCGCAGGAGCAGCTGGTCGACCAGGCCCGCTCGCTGGTCGCGGAGATGGTGGCCGGGGGGACGACCTGCATCGAGACGAAGACCGGGTACGGGTTGGACGTGCGCACCGAGGTGCGGATCGCGCAGGCGGCGGGGCAGGCCGGGGTCGACGAGGTCACCTTCCTCGGCGCGCATGCGGTTCCGGCGGAGTTCGACATCGACGTGGACGGCTACCTGGACCTGGTGTGCGGGCCGATGCTGGACGCGGTCCGCCCCTACGTGGGCTGGATCGACGTGTTCTGCGAGATCGGCGCCTTCGACGAGGCCCGGGCCCGCCGGGTACTGGCCGCGGGGCAGCGACACGGCCTGGGACTTCGGGTGCACGGCAACCAGCTGGGTCAGGGTCCGGGGGTGTCGCTCGCGGTGGATCTCGGTGCCGCTTCGGTCGATCACTGCACGTACCTGGAGCCGGCCGACATCGACGCCCTGGCGGGTTCGCAGACGGTGGCCACGCTGCTGCCCATCTGCGATCTGTCGACGCGGCAGCCCGTCGCCCGGGGCCGGGACCTGGTGGACGCCGGGGTGTCGATCGCATTGGCCACGAACTGCAACCCGGGATCGTCGTACTCGTCGTCGATGTCGCTCGCCGTCGGACTGGGGGTGCTGCAGAGCCGGCTGACGCCCGCCGAGGCCATCCACGCCGCCACCGCGGGCGGAGCCCGGGCGCTGCGTCGCACCGATGTCGGGGTGGTGATGGTGGGAGCCCGAGCCGACCTGCACGCCCTGAACGCTCCGGCCCACGATTACGTCGCCTACCGGATCGGCACCCCGCTGACCAACGCGGTGTGGCGGCGGGGCCAGCGGGTGGTCTGA
- the hutU gene encoding urocanate hydratase — protein MTTAAPAPSGPRPVRAARGTTLTARSWATEAPLRMLQNNLDPENAENPDALVVYGGTGKAARDWPSFDAICRELTDLRQDETLLVQSGRPVGVLRTHEWAPRVLIANSNLVGDWATWPEFRRLEAMGLTMYGQMTAGSWIYIGSQGIVQGTYETFAAVADKRFGGTLAGTLTLTAGLGGMGGAQPLAVTMNGGVALCIDCDPVRAQRRVQTRYLDVLADSLDEAVDLALTAKRDRRAVSIGVIGNAAEMVPLLLARGVEIDIVTDQTSAHDPLAYLPVGIDLADWHDYAQAKPDEFTDRSRDSMAAHVEAMVGFQDAGAEVFDYGNSIRGEALLAGYERSFDFPGFVPAYIRPLFCEGKGPFRWAALSGDPKDIHATDRAVIDMFPDNDKLQRWMRMAPERIAFQGLPARICWLGMGERDQAGLRFNEMVASGELSAPVVIGRDHLDSGSVASPYRETESMADGSDAIADWPLLNALVNTASGASWVSIHHGGGVGIGRSIHAGQVCLADGTPLAAEKLARVLTNDPAMGVLRHVDAGYPEAQAAAERTGVVIPMDPARAAAAGAVAGS, from the coding sequence ATGACCACCGCTGCCCCCGCCCCGTCCGGTCCCCGCCCGGTGCGGGCCGCCCGCGGGACCACGCTGACCGCCCGGAGCTGGGCCACCGAGGCCCCGCTGCGCATGCTGCAGAACAACCTGGACCCGGAGAACGCCGAGAACCCCGACGCGCTGGTCGTCTACGGCGGCACGGGCAAGGCCGCGCGCGACTGGCCCAGCTTCGACGCCATCTGCCGCGAGCTCACCGACCTGCGCCAGGACGAGACCCTGCTGGTGCAGTCCGGTCGGCCGGTGGGCGTCCTGCGTACCCACGAGTGGGCGCCGCGGGTGCTCATCGCCAACTCGAACCTGGTGGGGGACTGGGCCACCTGGCCGGAGTTCCGCCGGCTGGAGGCGATGGGGCTGACCATGTACGGCCAGATGACGGCCGGGTCGTGGATCTACATCGGCTCCCAGGGCATCGTGCAGGGGACCTACGAGACGTTCGCCGCGGTGGCCGACAAGCGCTTCGGCGGCACCCTGGCCGGCACGTTGACGCTCACCGCCGGGCTCGGCGGGATGGGCGGCGCCCAGCCGCTGGCCGTCACCATGAACGGCGGCGTGGCGTTGTGCATCGACTGCGACCCGGTGCGTGCGCAGCGCCGGGTGCAGACCCGGTACCTGGACGTGCTCGCCGACAGCCTGGACGAGGCAGTCGATCTCGCGCTGACCGCGAAGCGGGACCGTCGTGCCGTGTCCATCGGGGTGATCGGCAACGCGGCCGAGATGGTGCCGCTGCTGCTGGCCCGCGGTGTGGAGATCGACATCGTCACCGACCAGACCAGTGCCCACGATCCGCTGGCGTACCTGCCCGTGGGCATCGACCTGGCCGACTGGCACGACTACGCCCAGGCCAAGCCGGACGAGTTCACCGACCGGTCGCGGGACTCGATGGCCGCCCACGTCGAGGCGATGGTGGGTTTCCAGGACGCCGGCGCCGAGGTGTTCGACTACGGCAACTCCATCCGCGGCGAGGCCCTGCTGGCCGGCTACGAGCGTTCGTTCGACTTCCCCGGGTTCGTGCCCGCCTACATCCGGCCGTTGTTCTGCGAGGGCAAGGGGCCGTTCCGCTGGGCCGCGCTGTCCGGCGACCCGAAGGACATCCACGCCACCGACCGGGCGGTCATCGACATGTTCCCGGACAACGACAAGCTCCAGCGCTGGATGCGGATGGCGCCGGAACGGATCGCCTTCCAGGGGCTCCCGGCCCGCATCTGCTGGCTGGGCATGGGCGAGCGGGACCAGGCCGGCCTGCGCTTCAACGAGATGGTCGCCTCCGGTGAGCTGTCCGCGCCGGTGGTCATCGGGCGCGACCACCTGGATTCCGGGTCGGTGGCCTCGCCGTACCGGGAGACCGAGTCGATGGCCGACGGCAGCGACGCCATCGCCGACTGGCCGTTGCTGAACGCCCTGGTGAACACCGCGTCCGGGGCGAGCTGGGTGTCCATCCACCACGGCGGCGGGGTCGGCATCGGCCGGTCGATCCACGCCGGGCAGGTGTGCCTGGCCGACGGGACGCCGCTGGCCGCGGAGAAACTGGCGCGGGTGCTGACCAACGATCCGGCGATGGGCGTACTGCGACACGTCGACGCCGGGTACCCGGAGGCGCAGGCCGCGGCCGAGCGCACCGGGGTGGTCATCCCGATGGACCCGGCGCGGGCCGCCGCCGCCGGCGCGGTGGCCGGATCGTGA
- a CDS encoding allantoate amidohydrolase: MKHEWVSPDASRFASAWSDLAGIGRDHRRGGYSRHGFDDADLHSRAWFVEQAQRRGLDVETDRNGNLWAWWGEPGVGAVVTGSHLDSVPGGGAFDGPLGVVSALLAVDELKVRGVAPARPFAVACFVEEEGGRFGLPCLGSRLLTGAVDPDAVRRLHDPDGVSLADAAARAGVDPAGMGPDPARLAGIGTFLELHVEQGRLLRAADPTAAVAVGSEIVAHGRWRFTVTGQGNHAGTTAAADRRDPMIPAAAIVPAARRAMQRFQGAVATVGRIVPVPGGTNVIAFSVQVWLDARYGDTASTAALVDAITADVRLEAEAEGCTVVVQRESLSDRVVFDPALGVSLSERLGVPIVPTGAGHDAGVLAAHVPSAMLFVRNPTGISHAPEEHAETADCLVGVTALADCLADLLL; encoded by the coding sequence GTGAAGCACGAGTGGGTGTCGCCGGACGCGTCCCGCTTCGCCTCGGCGTGGTCGGACCTGGCCGGCATCGGCCGGGACCACCGGCGGGGCGGCTACTCCCGGCACGGCTTCGACGACGCCGACCTGCACTCCCGGGCGTGGTTCGTCGAGCAGGCGCAGCGTCGTGGGCTGGACGTGGAGACCGACCGCAACGGCAACCTGTGGGCCTGGTGGGGTGAGCCGGGCGTGGGGGCGGTCGTCACCGGGTCCCATCTGGACTCGGTCCCCGGCGGCGGCGCGTTCGACGGGCCGCTCGGGGTGGTGTCCGCCCTGCTGGCCGTGGACGAGCTCAAGGTGCGGGGAGTGGCACCGGCCCGCCCGTTCGCCGTCGCCTGCTTCGTCGAGGAGGAGGGCGGCCGGTTCGGTCTGCCCTGCCTGGGTTCCCGGCTGCTCACCGGGGCGGTGGACCCGGACGCGGTGCGCCGCCTGCACGACCCGGACGGGGTGTCGTTGGCCGACGCAGCCGCCCGAGCCGGGGTCGACCCGGCCGGCATGGGCCCGGACCCGGCCCGCCTGGCCGGGATCGGCACCTTCCTGGAGTTGCACGTCGAACAGGGCCGGTTGCTGCGGGCGGCCGACCCGACCGCTGCGGTGGCCGTCGGGTCGGAGATCGTCGCGCACGGCCGGTGGCGGTTCACCGTCACCGGACAGGGCAACCACGCGGGCACCACGGCCGCGGCCGACCGGCGGGACCCGATGATCCCGGCCGCCGCGATCGTGCCGGCCGCCCGTCGCGCCATGCAGCGGTTCCAGGGTGCGGTGGCGACCGTCGGCCGGATCGTCCCGGTGCCCGGCGGCACCAACGTCATCGCCTTCTCGGTCCAGGTGTGGCTGGACGCCCGGTACGGCGACACGGCGTCGACGGCCGCGTTGGTCGACGCCATCACCGCCGATGTCCGGCTGGAGGCGGAGGCCGAGGGTTGCACGGTGGTCGTGCAACGGGAGTCGCTGTCCGATCGGGTGGTGTTCGACCCGGCCCTGGGGGTGTCGCTGTCCGAGCGGCTGGGTGTCCCGATCGTCCCCACCGGGGCGGGGCACGACGCCGGGGTGCTGGCGGCGCACGTGCCATCGGCCATGCTCTTCGTCCGGAATCCGACCGGCATCTCGCACGCCCCGGAGGAGCACGCGGAGACCGCGGACTGCCTCGTCGGAGTGACAGCCCTGGCGGACTGCCTGGCCGACCTGCTGCTGTAA
- a CDS encoding PKD domain-containing protein, with amino-acid sequence MAEVFLTLPLALPDIKTNPPAPACTVVNIENTFYLDPPSAEAQTVDILGTPVTIYPAVENYTFTYGDGTSHTTTDPGEPYPDTTNTHTYTQAGTYSASVTVTWTGEWEAPGIPRGPIPGTAQTTSAPTTLYTHTYRTQLLDDPKSAPQRGTPLGPDDPCAG; translated from the coding sequence GTGGCGGAGGTCTTCCTGACCCTCCCGCTCGCTCTGCCGGACATTAAGACCAATCCGCCGGCTCCGGCCTGCACGGTGGTCAACATCGAGAACACGTTCTATCTGGACCCACCGTCCGCGGAAGCGCAGACCGTCGACATCCTGGGCACGCCGGTCACCATCTACCCCGCCGTCGAGAACTACACGTTCACCTACGGCGACGGCACGAGCCACACCACGACCGACCCCGGGGAGCCCTACCCGGACACCACGAACACGCACACCTACACGCAGGCCGGCACGTACAGCGCTTCGGTCACGGTGACCTGGACGGGCGAATGGGAGGCACCCGGGATCCCCCGCGGGCCGATCCCGGGCACGGCCCAGACCACCAGTGCACCGACGACCCTCTACACGCACACGTACCGCACCCAGCTCCTGGACGACCCGAAGAGCGCACCGCAACGCGGCACACCGCTCGGCCCGGACGACCCCTGCGCCGGTTAG
- a CDS encoding DUF6318 family protein — MRRDDLPPALSTFTDQPPRAPVEWFTVTDDADLWRPLVSTVRARSALLTWGAVLFAGTLLVTACTGDPVATGTVPVTSFVVSTSDVADVEPLSTAEETSEADASTDASPLSDASTPGNSSAEGSDMITVTAPTNAPTSPDANPPATLDIPPGATENTTEGAAVFIRWWLKLGSASVETRNTNTLEAYTSPSCSDCADALQRIRDIISAGQSVRASGESWSFISQIERSGSDAVDAVVYLESPPAQYINSDGSVAKDRNPFHYVSGITVQWSGQHWVLSGFKDLR, encoded by the coding sequence ATGCGGCGGGATGACCTGCCTCCTGCGTTGTCCACATTCACGGATCAGCCCCCTCGTGCACCTGTCGAGTGGTTTACCGTCACCGACGATGCCGATCTCTGGAGGCCCCTGGTGAGCACCGTCCGCGCCCGATCCGCCCTGCTCACGTGGGGTGCCGTGCTCTTCGCCGGCACATTGCTGGTGACGGCGTGCACGGGGGATCCGGTGGCGACGGGGACCGTTCCGGTGACGTCATTTGTGGTGTCGACGAGTGACGTCGCTGACGTCGAGCCGTTGTCAACCGCAGAAGAGACCTCTGAGGCAGATGCTTCGACTGACGCTTCTCCTCTATCTGACGCGTCCACGCCTGGTAATTCCAGTGCGGAGGGCTCCGACATGATCACAGTCACGGCTCCAACCAATGCGCCAACCTCGCCAGACGCAAACCCGCCGGCCACACTCGATATCCCGCCAGGGGCGACCGAGAACACCACTGAAGGGGCCGCTGTCTTTATTCGCTGGTGGCTCAAGCTGGGCTCAGCATCCGTCGAGACGCGAAACACAAATACTCTCGAGGCTTACACATCTCCCTCCTGCTCGGATTGTGCAGACGCTCTCCAACGGATACGGGATATTATCTCAGCTGGCCAGTCCGTCAGGGCCAGCGGTGAATCTTGGAGCTTTATCTCCCAGATCGAGCGATCAGGGTCAGACGCCGTCGATGCGGTGGTCTATCTAGAGTCGCCGCCCGCTCAGTACATCAATAGCGACGGATCCGTCGCCAAAGACCGAAATCCCTTCCATTATGTCTCCGGGATCACAGTCCAATGGAGCGGCCAGCATTGGGTGCTGAGCGGGTTTAAGGACCTAAGATGA
- the hutH gene encoding histidine ammonia-lyase, producing MSVSSPVAATPVVQVRGRPVSGAEVVAVARRGAAVRLDPAAVEAMAQCRAWIDALAADVRPHYGVSTGFGALATTAIAPPRRRALQASLIRSHAAGSGEPVEREVVRAMMLLRLGTLASGRTGVRPSTAQALADVLSAGITPVVPEYGSLGCSGDLAPLAAVALTLMGEGEVHDADGVRMPAAQALSAAGLTPVVLVEKEGLALINGTDGMLGMLVLALADLDMLLAAADLAAAMSVEALLGTDRVFAADLQALRPQQGQAASAARITAALARSPIVASHAGPEDTRVQDAYSLRCAPSVHGAARDTVEHARRIAERELASVIDNPAVLPDGRIESNGNFHGAPVAAVLDFLAISVADVAGIAERRTDRMLDVSRSHGLPPFLAHEVGVDSGMMIAQYTQAGIVSELKRLAVPASVDSIPSSAMQEDHVSMGWHAARKLRRAVDGFRRVLAIELMTAARAIDLRTPLQPSPITGAVRDVIRTRVAGPGPDRHLGPEIDAVVDLLADGSLTSAAVLAARPAQETS from the coding sequence ATGTCCGTCTCGTCGCCCGTCGCCGCCACCCCCGTCGTGCAGGTCCGTGGTCGCCCGGTCTCCGGAGCCGAGGTGGTCGCCGTGGCGCGGCGGGGTGCGGCCGTCCGGCTCGACCCGGCGGCCGTCGAAGCCATGGCGCAGTGCCGGGCGTGGATCGATGCCCTGGCCGCGGACGTCCGCCCGCACTACGGGGTGTCCACCGGGTTCGGCGCCCTGGCCACCACGGCCATCGCGCCGCCCCGCCGCCGCGCCCTGCAGGCCTCCCTCATCCGCTCGCACGCGGCCGGTTCGGGTGAGCCGGTGGAGCGGGAGGTTGTCCGGGCGATGATGCTGCTCCGGCTGGGCACGTTGGCCAGCGGGCGCACCGGCGTACGGCCGTCCACCGCACAGGCGCTGGCCGACGTGCTCTCGGCCGGTATCACGCCCGTCGTCCCGGAGTACGGATCGCTGGGCTGCTCGGGCGATCTCGCGCCGCTGGCCGCCGTCGCCCTGACCCTGATGGGCGAGGGCGAGGTGCACGACGCCGACGGGGTGCGGATGCCCGCGGCGCAGGCGCTGTCCGCGGCCGGGTTGACGCCGGTGGTGCTGGTGGAGAAGGAGGGCCTGGCCCTGATCAACGGCACCGACGGCATGCTGGGCATGCTGGTGCTGGCCCTGGCCGACCTCGACATGCTGCTCGCCGCGGCCGATCTCGCCGCGGCGATGAGCGTCGAGGCGCTGCTCGGCACCGACCGGGTCTTCGCCGCCGATCTGCAGGCGTTGCGCCCGCAGCAGGGTCAGGCGGCGAGCGCCGCCCGGATCACCGCCGCCCTGGCCAGGTCACCCATCGTCGCCTCGCACGCCGGGCCGGAGGACACCCGCGTGCAGGACGCGTACTCGCTGCGCTGCGCGCCGTCGGTGCACGGTGCCGCCCGCGACACCGTCGAGCACGCACGGCGCATCGCCGAGCGGGAATTGGCCAGCGTCATCGACAATCCCGCGGTTCTGCCCGACGGCCGCATCGAGTCCAACGGCAACTTCCACGGCGCACCCGTCGCGGCCGTGCTCGACTTCCTGGCCATCTCGGTGGCGGATGTCGCCGGCATCGCCGAGCGGCGCACCGACCGGATGCTCGACGTCAGCCGCTCGCACGGCCTGCCGCCGTTCCTGGCCCACGAGGTCGGCGTGGACTCCGGGATGATGATCGCCCAGTACACCCAGGCCGGCATCGTCAGTGAGCTCAAGCGGCTGGCCGTCCCCGCGTCGGTGGACTCCATCCCGTCCTCGGCCATGCAGGAGGACCACGTCTCCATGGGCTGGCACGCCGCCCGCAAGCTGCGCCGCGCGGTGGACGGGTTCCGCCGTGTGCTGGCCATCGAGTTGATGACCGCCGCCCGAGCGATCGATCTCCGCACTCCGCTGCAACCGTCCCCGATCACCGGCGCCGTCCGCGACGTCATCCGCACCCGGGTCGCCGGCCCCGGCCCCGACCGCCACCTCGGCCCCGAGATCGACGCCGTCGTCGACCTTCTCGCCGACGGCTCCCTCACCTCCGCGGCCGTCCTCGCCGCCCGTCCCGCCCAGGAGACCTCATGA
- a CDS encoding pilus assembly protein TadG-related protein — MTPLIIGMTACLLILSMGVTAAGSAFLAGRRLQNLCDGAATAAVGAVDRQRYAAEGAGQTLPLSGAAGQRVREYLQLRGTDVRATTRVGDGAVTVACSNDAPITFGFLVGSPTIPRYATSTARPSL; from the coding sequence GTGACGCCCCTGATCATCGGGATGACCGCGTGCCTGCTCATCCTGTCGATGGGGGTCACCGCGGCAGGGTCGGCGTTCCTGGCCGGCCGGCGCCTGCAGAACCTGTGCGACGGCGCCGCCACCGCCGCGGTCGGGGCCGTCGACCGCCAGCGTTATGCCGCCGAAGGGGCCGGGCAGACCCTTCCGCTCAGCGGCGCCGCCGGGCAGCGGGTGCGGGAGTACCTCCAGCTTCGCGGCACCGACGTCCGGGCCACCACCCGGGTGGGCGACGGGGCCGTCACCGTGGCCTGCAGCAACGACGCACCGATCACGTTCGGCTTCCTGGTCGGCTCACCGACGATCCCGCGGTACGCGACGTCCACCGCCCGTCCCAGCCTCTGA